ACATCCCCGAGGACGACCCGCGCAACGCCGCCACCATCGCCGACAACGTGGGCGACAACGTCGGCGACTGTGCCGGCATGGCCGCCGACCTCTTCGAGTCCTACGCCGTCACCCTGGTCGCCGCGCTGATCCTCGGCTCGCAGGCGTTCGGCGACAAGGGCCTGGTCTACCCGCTGCTCATCCCCGCCATCGGCGCCCTGACCGCTGTCGTCGGCGTCTACCTCTGCCAGCCCCGCGCCGGCGAGAGCGGCCTGAAGACCATCAACCGGGCCTTCTACATCTCGGCCGCGATCGGCGCCGTCGGCTCGGTGCTGCTCTCGTTCGTCTACCTGCCCGGCGAGTGGTCCGAGCTCGACGTCTCGGTCGCCGCCGAGGTGAGCCCCCCGGTCTTCGCCTCGGTCGCCGTGGTGATCGGCATCGTGCTGGCCGCCGCCATCCTGGCGCTGACCGGCTACTTCACCGGCACCGAGCACCGCCCGGTCCAGGACGTCGGCAAGACCTCGCTCACCGGCGCGGCCACCGTCATCCTCTCCGGGCTCTCGGTCGGCTTCGAGTCGGCCGTCTACACCGCGCTCGTCATCGGTGCGGCCGTCTTCGGTGCCGCGCTCATCGGCGGCCAGGTGGCCCTCTTCGGCGTGGCGCTGGCCGGCTGCGGTCTGCTGACCACGGTCGGTGTGATCGTGGCCATGGACACCTTCGGTCCCGTCTCCGACAACGCCCAGGGCATCGCGGAGATGTCGGGCGACGTGAGCCCCGAGGGCGCGCAGATCCTCACCGAGCTCGACGCGGTGGGCAACACCACGAAGGCGATCACCAAGGGCATCGCGATCGCGACGGCCGTGCTGGCCGCGAGCGCGCTGTTCGCCTCCTACACCCAGGATGCTTTCGACAAGTTCGCCGAGGTCGCCGCGCAGAGCGAGACCAGTGCCTTCCTCGAGGGCTTCTGGGTCTTCGACGCCAAGGTCCTCGTCGGCGCGCTGCTCGGCGCGAGCGTGGTCTTCCTCTTCTCCGGCCTGGCGATCAACGCCGTGGGCCGGGCCGCGGGCGCCGTGGTCTACGAGGTGCGGCGCCAGTTCCGCGAGATCCCCGGGATCATGGAGGGCACCGGTCGACCGGAGTACGGCAAGGTCGTCGACATCGTCACCCGCGACTCGCTGCGCGAGCTCGCCACGCCGGGCATCCTGGCCATCCTCGCGCCGGTCGCGGTCGGCTTCGGCCTCGGTGTCGCGCCCCTGGCCGGCTTCCTGGCCGGCGCGATCGCCACCGGCACCCTGATGGCCGTCTTCCTCGCCAACGCCGGCGGGGCCTGGGACAACGCCAAGAAGCTCGTCGAGGACGGCCACCACGGTGGCAAGGGCTCGCTGGCCCACGAGGCCACGATCATCGGCGACACCGTGGGCGACCCGTTCAAGGACACCGCCGGCCCGGCCATCAACCCGCTGCTGAAGGTGATGAACCTGGTCTCGCTGCTGATCGTGGCGGCGATCGTGGACATGTCCTACGGGGAGGGCGAGAACGACGTGCTCCGCATCTTCATCGCGCTGGTGGCCGCGGCGATCATCGTGGTCGCGGTCTACATCTCCAAGCAGCGCTCCGTGGTCATCGGTGACGACGAGCCGGTCGTCGCCGGCCCGATGACGCCCTAGCCCCCGGAGCGTCGCAGCACCACCCGCACGACGAAGCCCCCGCCCGGACTCCGGGCGGGGGCTTCGTCCATGGCGGGACGTCGGGTCAGCGACGCTTCTTCTTCTTCAGCACCGTCACCCGGACCGGCTTCGCGGTCGAGGTGGCGGTGGTCTGCGAGCCGGCGTAGCCCACCAGGAAGGTGTGCTTGCCGGGCCTGAGCTTCTTGAGGCGGATCGTCCTGCGGCCCTTCGGGACGGCGACGGTCGCGAGCGTGCGCGCGCCCTCGGTCACGGTGACCGTGCCGTCGGGGCTGACCGACCCGGCGTCGACGACGATCTTCAGCACCGCGGCCTTGCCCTGGCGCACCTTCTTCTTGCGGGCCTTCGCCGTGGTGCTGGTGGCGGCCTTCGGCACCGTCACGGCCGAGGTGGTGAAGACCCCGGGGGCGTACGCCGTCCGGGTGGCGGTGACCCGCATGGCCAGGGCGCGGCCCAGGTCGGCGGCGGTGACGGCGTACGTCGCGCCGGTGACGCCGCTGAGCACCGTGCCGTCGCGCAGCCACTGGTAGCCGAAGGTCGGCGTCTCGCCGGTGCCCCAGGTCCCGGGCGACGCGGTGAGGGTCTGGCCCAGGGCGGGCGTGCCGGTCAGGCGCGGCTGGACGGAGGCCACGATCGCGTCACCGACGGCCGGGGTGACCGGCTCGGTGTCGACCGTGGCTCTGGTGAAGCCCTTCTTCGTCCCGGTCACGGTCGCGGTGATCGCCCGGCCGAGGTCGGCCGGGGTCAGCAGGTACGCCGCCGTGGTCGCGCCGCTGATCGGGGTGCCGTCGCGCAGCCACTGGTAGGCGTGCTGCACCGCGTCGGTGTTCCACTGCGGGTCGCTGACGGTGACGGTCCCGCCGACCTTCGCGGTGCCGGAGACCGCCGGCTGCGAGGTCGCGCCCAGCTTCTGCTCGGGCGCTGCCGGGATGGGCAGGTAGTCGGTCAGCAGGCTGATCAGCGGCAGCCCGGCGAGCAGACCCGTGACCCGGGCGTGGATGGTGGTGCCGGCCTGCGCGAGCCCGGGCACGAACGTCTGGCCGGTGGCGCCGGGGATCGCGACGTCGTCGGAGAACCACTGGTAGCTCGTGCTCACGCCCGGCAGGCTCCAGACCGGGTCCAGGATCTGCAGCAGCGACCCGACCCCGGGGATGCCGGAGAGCTGGGGTGGCGTGCCTGTCAGGTCGCCGGTCGTGCCGCCGCCGCCGGTGCTGGGGGCGAGGATGCGGACGACGCCGGTGATCGACGGCACCGGGACCAGGCCGAGCACCGTGCCGGTGACGACCGCTTGGAGGTTCTTCCCGACGTCGTCGGGGGTGGGCAGGTAGGAGTCGCCCGTGGCGCCCGTGACGGCCACGCCGTCGCGCAGCCACTGGACCGACTCGGTGACGGTGAGCAGCCCGAGCGGGTTGTCCCACCGCGGGCGCTGCAGGCCCAGCAGATCGCCGGGCGCGGCGGTGCCGTCGAGAGCGCCCAGGATCGCGGCCGGGTCCAGGATCTTCAGGAGGTCCAGCACCCCGCGCTCGGCGGTGGCCGCGGGTCCCGGTGCGGGCTCGGCAGCGGTCGCGGAGGCCAGCCCGGTGCCGGAGGCGATCAGTGTGGTCGCCACGGTGGTGCTGACAGCGGCGCCCAGGCCGGTGGTCAGGGCGCGTCGAGCTCGGGTCATGTGGGTTCCCTCCCCGTGTATGGTCACCGCGAACTGGGGCTCCCGACCCGGGCGCGGCGGATGGTGCTTGGCAAAGTAGGACGAGATGCCCGCGCCCGTCCGCGGATCCGCGAAGATGTGACCGTTCGGGCTACGTCCTACAGTCGCGGGGTGAGCGATCTCCCCCATCTCCTCCGCGACGCCCTGGTCCGAGCCGACTTCACCT
This Nocardioides dokdonensis FR1436 DNA region includes the following protein-coding sequences:
- a CDS encoding sodium-translocating pyrophosphatase, whose product is MTGIAPVVVEVTGGNLVLVIVVALIALGALAMAAMFRAEVLAAPEGTESMKTIARAVQEGANAYLTRQFRTLAVFAAIAFFALLLLPADDAVVRIFRSVAFLGGAGFSAAVGYLGMNLAVQANLRVATAAETQGRDPAMHIGFRTGAMVGMLTVGLGLLGASLVVIFFQDNAPKVLEGFGFGAALLAMFMRVGGGIFTKAADVGADLVGKVENNIPEDDPRNAATIADNVGDNVGDCAGMAADLFESYAVTLVAALILGSQAFGDKGLVYPLLIPAIGALTAVVGVYLCQPRAGESGLKTINRAFYISAAIGAVGSVLLSFVYLPGEWSELDVSVAAEVSPPVFASVAVVIGIVLAAAILALTGYFTGTEHRPVQDVGKTSLTGAATVILSGLSVGFESAVYTALVIGAAVFGAALIGGQVALFGVALAGCGLLTTVGVIVAMDTFGPVSDNAQGIAEMSGDVSPEGAQILTELDAVGNTTKAITKGIAIATAVLAASALFASYTQDAFDKFAEVAAQSETSAFLEGFWVFDAKVLVGALLGASVVFLFSGLAINAVGRAAGAVVYEVRRQFREIPGIMEGTGRPEYGKVVDIVTRDSLRELATPGILAILAPVAVGFGLGVAPLAGFLAGAIATGTLMAVFLANAGGAWDNAKKLVEDGHHGGKGSLAHEATIIGDTVGDPFKDTAGPAINPLLKVMNLVSLLIVAAIVDMSYGEGENDVLRIFIALVAAAIIVVAVYISKQRSVVIGDDEPVVAGPMTP
- a CDS encoding Ig-like domain repeat protein, which codes for MTRARRALTTGLGAAVSTTVATTLIASGTGLASATAAEPAPGPAATAERGVLDLLKILDPAAILGALDGTAAPGDLLGLQRPRWDNPLGLLTVTESVQWLRDGVAVTGATGDSYLPTPDDVGKNLQAVVTGTVLGLVPVPSITGVVRILAPSTGGGGTTGDLTGTPPQLSGIPGVGSLLQILDPVWSLPGVSTSYQWFSDDVAIPGATGQTFVPGLAQAGTTIHARVTGLLAGLPLISLLTDYLPIPAAPEQKLGATSQPAVSGTAKVGGTVTVSDPQWNTDAVQHAYQWLRDGTPISGATTAAYLLTPADLGRAITATVTGTKKGFTRATVDTEPVTPAVGDAIVASVQPRLTGTPALGQTLTASPGTWGTGETPTFGYQWLRDGTVLSGVTGATYAVTAADLGRALAMRVTATRTAYAPGVFTTSAVTVPKAATSTTAKARKKKVRQGKAAVLKIVVDAGSVSPDGTVTVTEGARTLATVAVPKGRRTIRLKKLRPGKHTFLVGYAGSQTTATSTAKPVRVTVLKKKKRR